In a single window of the uncultured Pseudodesulfovibrio sp. genome:
- the hypB gene encoding hydrogenase nickel incorporation protein HypB — translation MSKEVTIVRNVLEANDRLADELKNNFRVKKILCLNLMSSPGAGKTTLLERTLTDLRDEFKMAVIEGDLQTDNDAQRVAATGAQAVQINTEGGCHLDSGMVMDALKAIDTEGLDILFVENVGNLVCPAEFNVGEDYKVTLLSVAEGDDKPEKYPFMFHISAVMLLNKVDLLPYVDFDLEKAEAHAKKLNKDIEVMPISARTSENLEQWYNWLRKKRAEKL, via the coding sequence ATGTCCAAGGAAGTGACCATAGTCCGCAACGTGCTCGAGGCCAACGACCGCCTGGCCGACGAGCTGAAAAACAATTTTCGGGTCAAGAAGATCCTGTGCCTGAACCTGATGAGTTCGCCGGGCGCGGGTAAGACCACCCTGCTCGAACGGACCCTGACCGACCTGCGCGACGAGTTCAAGATGGCCGTCATCGAGGGCGACCTGCAGACCGACAACGACGCCCAGCGCGTGGCCGCCACCGGCGCCCAGGCCGTGCAGATCAACACCGAGGGCGGCTGCCACCTGGACTCCGGCATGGTCATGGATGCGCTCAAGGCCATCGACACCGAAGGGCTGGACATCCTGTTCGTGGAAAACGTGGGCAACCTGGTCTGCCCGGCCGAGTTCAACGTGGGCGAGGACTACAAGGTAACCCTGCTGTCCGTGGCCGAGGGCGACGACAAGCCCGAGAAGTACCCGTTCATGTTCCACATCTCCGCGGTCATGCTCCTGAACAAGGTGGACCTGCTGCCCTACGTGGACTTCGACCTGGAAAAGGCCGAGGCGCACGCCAAGAAGCTGAACAAGGACATCGAGGTCATGCCCATCTCCGCACGCACCAGCGAGAACCTGGAGCAGTGGTACAACTGGCTTCGCAAAAAGCGCGCCGAGAAGCTGTAG
- a CDS encoding hydrogenase maturation nickel metallochaperone HypA, with protein MSIVESILGILREEMVKYDGQKLKKVTLKNGRLAGVVTESLQFAWEALIPGGEFDGAELEIIEVPVKVACGECGEVFSPEHTRCMPCPKCDALLGHKVLEGKEMLIDSIEVDDQQ; from the coding sequence ATGTCGATTGTCGAATCCATCCTCGGCATCCTGCGCGAAGAGATGGTCAAGTATGACGGCCAGAAGCTCAAGAAAGTGACCCTCAAAAACGGCCGCCTGGCCGGTGTGGTCACCGAGTCCCTGCAGTTCGCCTGGGAAGCGCTCATTCCCGGCGGCGAATTCGACGGGGCCGAACTCGAAATCATCGAGGTGCCGGTGAAGGTGGCCTGCGGCGAATGCGGAGAGGTATTCAGCCCGGAGCACACCCGCTGCATGCCCTGCCCCAAGTGCGATGCCCTGCTGGGCCACAAGGTGCTGGAGGGCAAGGAGATGCTCATCGACTCCATCGAAGTGGACGACCAGCAATAA
- the ribB gene encoding 3,4-dihydroxy-2-butanone-4-phosphate synthase, which produces MDQPILKQFGGPISRVEKALKSLRKGNGVLVTDNADRENEGDLIFSAETLTNEQMAMLIRECSGIVCLCMTEDKINSLGLPMMVENNTSAYNTAFTISIEAAEGVTTGVSAADRVTTVKAAVASDATPACLASPGHVFPLCAKSGGVLERGGHTEATVDLNRLAGLAPCGVLAELTNPDGTMAKLHEIVAFAIKHQMAMCTVQDIIAYREHIGDIDATMVAPENGSAVAKPSAIFPRGTFASGRSDRP; this is translated from the coding sequence ATGGATCAGCCAATCCTCAAACAGTTCGGCGGCCCCATCTCCCGGGTCGAAAAAGCGCTCAAGTCCCTACGCAAGGGCAATGGCGTGCTGGTCACGGACAATGCGGACCGGGAAAATGAGGGCGACCTCATCTTCTCTGCCGAGACCCTGACCAACGAACAGATGGCCATGCTCATCCGCGAATGCAGCGGCATCGTCTGCCTGTGCATGACCGAAGACAAGATCAACTCGCTCGGCCTGCCCATGATGGTCGAAAACAACACCAGCGCCTACAACACGGCCTTCACCATCTCCATCGAGGCGGCCGAGGGCGTGACCACCGGCGTGTCCGCCGCGGACCGTGTGACCACGGTCAAGGCGGCCGTTGCTTCGGATGCCACCCCCGCATGCCTGGCCAGCCCGGGCCATGTGTTCCCGCTGTGCGCCAAGTCCGGCGGCGTGCTCGAGCGCGGCGGCCACACCGAGGCCACCGTGGACCTGAACCGTTTGGCTGGGCTCGCCCCGTGCGGCGTGCTCGCCGAGCTGACCAACCCGGACGGGACCATGGCCAAGCTGCACGAAATCGTCGCCTTCGCCATCAAACACCAGATGGCCATGTGCACGGTTCAGGACATCATCGCCTACCGTGAGCACATCGGTGACATCGACGCCACCATGGTCGCCCCTGAAAACGGCTCGGCCGTGGCCAAACCCTCGGCGATCTTCCCTCGTGGAACCTTCGCTTCCGGGCGCTCGGACAGGCCGTAA
- a CDS encoding FAD-dependent oxidoreductase: protein MSAQKIVVIGGSAAGPKAAARARRLDAEAEVTLLQKAPELSMASCGYPYYIGGGFDERESLLATPTGVVRDPAFFAAAKGVNAKVNTEVTSIDRANRTVSSVDLGSGEQSTIGYDKLILCTGANPRRPPIPGIDLDGVCSLSEMRDADRLRGLVDSGQVKNAVIVGGGLIGIEVCEALAESGMNVNVVEMLSQLLMFLDWEMAKLVEKHVASKGVAVHTDNGVAEFLGKGGKLTGVRLKDGTELACELAVVSIGVVPNADLARDAGLAVGSFGGVTVDEFMCTSDPHIYAAGDCVEINHRITGKKTFAPYGDLANLEARVAADNMVLGNTRTFPGTVNSGICKVFDLSAGATGLSEKRARDEGFEVVTATNASLDRPGFMGARLLVSKMVADAKTGRILGFQCVGPGEVNRQLAEAAMAVMNGNTVLDVNTADLPYAPPFSLAIDHFITTAHILDNKMCGRMTGISNAAVKAKLDNGEKPFILDVRSPGEFEAMRLNVGETLIPLGGLRNAQEKLPEDRNAEIIAFCKISMRGYEAQRILEALGWNNVKVMEGGIMAWPFNVDMGR from the coding sequence ATGAGTGCACAAAAAATAGTTGTAATCGGCGGCTCGGCCGCCGGACCCAAAGCCGCCGCGCGGGCCAGGCGGTTGGACGCCGAGGCCGAAGTGACCCTGTTGCAGAAGGCCCCGGAGCTGTCCATGGCATCGTGCGGTTACCCGTACTACATCGGAGGCGGCTTTGATGAAAGAGAATCGTTGCTGGCTACGCCCACAGGCGTGGTTCGCGACCCCGCGTTCTTCGCCGCCGCCAAGGGCGTGAACGCAAAGGTGAATACGGAAGTGACTTCCATCGACCGAGCAAACAGGACCGTGTCCAGCGTTGATCTGGGCAGCGGGGAGCAGTCCACCATAGGGTACGACAAGCTCATTCTCTGCACCGGGGCCAACCCCCGGCGGCCTCCCATTCCGGGCATCGATCTGGATGGCGTCTGCTCGCTGTCCGAGATGCGCGACGCGGACAGGCTGCGCGGTCTGGTCGATTCCGGGCAGGTCAAAAACGCCGTCATCGTGGGCGGCGGGCTGATCGGCATCGAGGTCTGCGAGGCCCTGGCCGAATCCGGCATGAACGTCAACGTGGTGGAGATGCTCTCCCAACTGCTGATGTTCCTGGATTGGGAGATGGCCAAGCTGGTGGAAAAACACGTCGCCTCCAAGGGCGTGGCCGTGCACACCGACAACGGTGTGGCCGAGTTCCTGGGCAAAGGCGGCAAACTCACCGGAGTACGGCTCAAGGACGGCACCGAGCTTGCCTGCGAGCTGGCCGTGGTCTCCATCGGCGTGGTCCCCAACGCGGACCTGGCGCGCGATGCGGGGTTGGCTGTCGGCTCCTTCGGCGGCGTCACGGTGGACGAGTTCATGTGCACGTCCGACCCGCATATCTATGCGGCGGGCGACTGCGTGGAGATCAACCACCGCATCACCGGCAAGAAGACCTTCGCTCCGTATGGCGATCTGGCCAATCTGGAAGCGCGCGTTGCCGCGGACAACATGGTCCTGGGCAATACGCGGACCTTCCCGGGCACGGTCAACAGCGGCATCTGCAAGGTCTTCGACCTGTCCGCCGGAGCCACGGGACTGTCCGAAAAACGGGCCCGGGACGAGGGCTTCGAGGTGGTCACCGCCACCAACGCCAGCCTGGACCGGCCCGGCTTCATGGGTGCGCGCCTGCTGGTCTCCAAGATGGTGGCCGACGCCAAGACCGGCCGCATCCTGGGGTTCCAGTGCGTGGGACCCGGCGAGGTCAACCGCCAGCTGGCCGAGGCGGCCATGGCCGTCATGAACGGCAACACGGTTCTGGACGTGAACACGGCGGACCTTCCTTACGCCCCGCCGTTCTCTCTGGCCATCGACCACTTCATCACCACGGCCCACATCCTGGACAACAAGATGTGCGGCCGGATGACCGGCATCAGCAATGCGGCGGTCAAGGCCAAGCTGGACAACGGCGAGAAGCCGTTCATCCTGGACGTGCGTTCCCCGGGCGAGTTCGAGGCCATGCGCCTGAACGTGGGGGAGACCCTCATTCCTCTGGGCGGACTGCGCAACGCCCAGGAGAAGCTGCCCGAGGACAGGAACGCGGAGATCATCGCCTTCTGCAAGATCTCCATGCGCGGTTACGAGGCCCAGCGCATCCTGGAAGCACTGGGCTGGAACAACGTCAAAGTCATGGAGGGCGGCATCATGGCCTGGCCCTTCAACGTGGATATGGGGCGCTAG
- the ilvD gene encoding dihydroxy-acid dehydratase translates to MRSKKMTGGLEKAPHRSLLYASGLSKEEMDRPLIGVCNAQNEIIPGHVHLDTIAEAVKAGIRMAGGTPLEFPAIGVCDGLAMNHEGMKMSLPSREIIADSVEIMATAHPFDAIVCIPNCDKIVPGMLMAMLRLNIPAVLVSGGPMLAGHKKTSDLITVFEGVGKVRAGQMTEEELEEYTAGACPTCGSCAGMFTANSMNCLAESIGLALPGNGTIPAVMSARTRLAKKAGMQVMEMLERNICPRDIVTEKSVHNAVTMDMALGCSTNTTLHLPALFAEAGLDLSLQMFNEISMKTPNLCKLAPAGPHYMQDLDESGGIPGVMSELVKKDLLNLDVMTVTGKTLGENLKDLDAKVTNHTIVRSIEEPYSKEGGIAILYGNIAPEGCCVKQSAVAPEMMRNTGVARVFNSEEEAVTAILGNDIKPGDVVVILYEGPKGGPGMREMLTPTSAISGMGLGESVALITDGRFSGGTRGAAIGHISPEAAAGGTVGLIREGDKIEIDIPARKINLLVDDAELEERRKTHKPVVKEVKSPFLRRYAKLVTSASRGAVYEK, encoded by the coding sequence ATGCGTAGCAAGAAAATGACTGGTGGATTGGAGAAGGCGCCGCACCGTTCGCTGCTGTATGCGAGCGGGTTGTCCAAGGAAGAAATGGACAGGCCCCTGATCGGCGTGTGCAACGCCCAGAACGAGATCATTCCCGGTCATGTACACCTGGATACCATCGCCGAAGCCGTCAAGGCGGGCATCCGCATGGCTGGCGGCACTCCGCTGGAGTTCCCGGCCATCGGCGTGTGCGACGGCCTGGCCATGAATCACGAGGGCATGAAGATGTCCCTGCCCAGCCGCGAGATCATCGCCGACTCCGTGGAGATCATGGCCACGGCCCATCCCTTCGACGCCATCGTCTGTATTCCCAACTGCGACAAGATCGTGCCCGGCATGCTCATGGCCATGCTTCGCCTGAACATCCCGGCCGTGCTCGTGTCTGGCGGCCCCATGCTGGCCGGCCACAAGAAGACCTCTGACCTGATCACCGTGTTCGAAGGCGTTGGCAAGGTCCGCGCCGGACAGATGACCGAGGAGGAGCTGGAGGAATACACGGCGGGCGCATGCCCCACCTGCGGTTCGTGCGCGGGCATGTTCACGGCCAACTCCATGAACTGTCTGGCCGAGTCCATCGGTCTGGCCCTGCCCGGCAACGGCACCATCCCGGCGGTCATGTCCGCCCGCACCCGGCTGGCCAAGAAGGCGGGTATGCAGGTCATGGAGATGCTCGAACGGAACATCTGCCCCCGCGACATCGTCACCGAAAAGTCCGTGCACAACGCGGTGACCATGGATATGGCGCTGGGTTGCTCCACCAACACCACGCTGCACCTGCCCGCCCTGTTCGCCGAAGCGGGTCTTGATCTTTCTCTGCAGATGTTCAACGAAATCAGCATGAAGACGCCCAACCTGTGCAAGCTTGCCCCGGCCGGTCCGCACTACATGCAGGACCTGGACGAATCCGGCGGCATCCCGGGCGTCATGAGCGAGCTGGTCAAGAAGGACCTGCTCAACCTCGACGTCATGACCGTTACCGGCAAGACGCTCGGCGAGAACCTCAAGGATCTGGACGCCAAGGTCACGAACCACACCATCGTTCGGTCCATCGAGGAGCCGTACTCCAAGGAGGGCGGCATCGCCATCCTGTACGGCAACATCGCGCCCGAGGGCTGCTGCGTGAAGCAGTCCGCCGTGGCTCCGGAGATGATGCGGAACACCGGTGTGGCCCGGGTCTTCAACAGCGAGGAAGAGGCCGTGACCGCCATCTTGGGCAACGACATCAAGCCCGGCGACGTGGTCGTCATCCTCTACGAAGGTCCCAAGGGCGGCCCGGGCATGCGCGAGATGCTCACCCCCACCTCGGCCATTTCCGGTATGGGGCTGGGCGAGTCCGTGGCCCTGATCACCGACGGCCGGTTCTCGGGCGGAACGCGTGGCGCGGCCATCGGCCACATCTCGCCTGAAGCCGCTGCGGGCGGCACCGTGGGCCTGATCCGCGAGGGCGACAAGATCGAGATCGACATCCCGGCCCGCAAGATCAACCTGCTGGTGGACGATGCCGAGCTTGAGGAACGCAGGAAGACCCACAAGCCCGTGGTCAAGGAAGTCAAGTCGCCGTTTCTGCGGCGCTACGCCAAGCTGGTCACCTCGGCCTCGCGCGGCGCGGTCTACGAGAAATAG
- a CDS encoding transporter substrate-binding domain-containing protein — protein sequence MLAGTARTTLAGDLQLLAEPNGLAVQTVNGHLSGWAVEIVRELADRTHCKSRIEPMPWARAYHIAIDQPNVALFPATRTEERDSLFHWVGPIFRVRWCFLARKGSGVVINSLDDARKVGSIGTYIGDARDRYLTELGFTNLQRTANDATNYRKLEYGRLDLIIGSDSGLVSMTDCAGINPDNFEVALPLKEMDLYIAISRDTPLETVKAWQKAFQSLREDGTLTEIMGRWYPNRKTHLDERLPWREQKN from the coding sequence TTGCTTGCAGGAACGGCTCGCACGACCCTGGCGGGCGACCTTCAACTGCTCGCCGAACCAAACGGGCTGGCGGTACAGACCGTCAACGGCCATTTGAGCGGTTGGGCGGTGGAGATCGTCCGTGAATTAGCGGACCGGACCCACTGCAAATCACGGATTGAGCCCATGCCCTGGGCGCGGGCCTACCACATCGCCATTGACCAACCCAACGTCGCTTTGTTTCCGGCCACCAGGACCGAGGAGCGGGACTCGCTCTTCCACTGGGTGGGACCGATCTTTCGCGTGCGTTGGTGCTTTCTGGCCCGCAAGGGATCGGGAGTGGTCATCAACAGCCTGGACGACGCCCGCAAGGTCGGGTCCATCGGCACCTACATCGGCGACGCGCGCGACCGCTATCTGACCGAGCTCGGCTTCACCAACCTGCAACGGACCGCCAACGACGCGACCAACTACCGCAAGCTGGAGTACGGACGCCTCGACCTCATCATCGGCTCCGACTCCGGGCTGGTGTCCATGACCGACTGCGCCGGTATCAACCCGGACAATTTCGAGGTTGCCCTGCCGCTCAAGGAAATGGATCTTTATATAGCCATCTCGCGCGATACCCCGCTCGAAACCGTGAAGGCCTGGCAGAAGGCATTCCAGTCCCTGCGCGAAGACGGGACCCTGACCGAGATCATGGGCCGGTGGTACCCCAACAGGAAGACACATCTGGACGAACGCCTCCCATGGCGCGAACAAAAGAACTGA
- a CDS encoding methyl-accepting chemotaxis protein, with translation MLALVTIFLVAVSFGTKSLTLSVVSGGLEQTARTISSTMEGIVDDRIHFLDFAASSDVIMDAAAGGDWQKAEDWLKEAKKNDPMLESLFVHNAQGISVVTTNDGGRGKNYSSKEYYRAIITEGKDVYVSGMTLSPASQKPRIAIVKAIKRGGRTIGYVGMSILGRSFSRYLESVKVGENGYSFMYDHNGVVLAHPDSKLIFRDLSDVGFIQDGIRMRDGFIEYEWEGATKYMAFGQVDRTGWIVALTAERADYLNEAHKLQLRLIVIGGVALILILALVFYLIRRLVSTPLAAIVDKSQRVSQGDLTVTFEGKYSGELAKLRDSFETMVGSISEVVETIQSGSENVASGAEELSATAEALAQGATAQAGGVERLSGAIEEMSASIHTTANNAKQTETLAAQAARDAREGGEAVAQAVTAMSDIAEKISIIEEIARQTNLLALNAAIEAARAGEHGKGFAVVAAEVRKLAERSGIAAAEISELSASSMTVSEKAGEMLKKLVPDIQKTAELIQEITASTQEQNAGAVEINTATTELDRVIQQNAAASEETSSTSEELSGQAVQLQQTVSYFKLSAGAGYSRRATRRTRTARSKALPTGRSVPDDDFERF, from the coding sequence ATGCTCGCGCTGGTTACAATTTTCCTTGTTGCAGTATCTTTCGGCACAAAATCACTGACACTATCCGTTGTATCCGGGGGGCTGGAGCAAACTGCGCGCACCATAAGCAGTACAATGGAAGGAATCGTCGACGACCGCATACATTTTCTTGATTTCGCAGCTTCTTCGGACGTCATCATGGACGCCGCGGCAGGCGGGGACTGGCAAAAGGCCGAAGACTGGCTCAAGGAGGCCAAAAAAAACGACCCCATGCTGGAATCGCTTTTCGTGCACAACGCACAGGGGATCAGCGTCGTGACCACCAATGATGGTGGTCGGGGAAAGAATTATTCCTCCAAGGAGTATTACAGGGCCATCATAACCGAGGGAAAGGACGTCTACGTTTCCGGAATGACGCTCTCGCCCGCCTCGCAGAAACCGAGAATCGCCATCGTCAAGGCGATCAAGCGCGGCGGCCGGACCATCGGTTACGTGGGCATGTCCATACTGGGCCGGTCCTTCAGCCGCTATCTCGAATCGGTCAAGGTCGGTGAGAACGGCTACAGCTTCATGTACGACCACAATGGCGTCGTGCTGGCCCATCCTGACAGCAAGCTGATTTTCAGGGATCTTTCGGACGTCGGGTTCATTCAGGACGGTATCCGGATGCGCGACGGCTTCATCGAATACGAATGGGAAGGCGCGACCAAATACATGGCCTTCGGCCAGGTGGACAGAACCGGCTGGATCGTGGCCCTGACCGCCGAACGGGCCGATTACCTGAATGAGGCCCACAAGCTGCAATTGCGGTTGATCGTGATCGGCGGTGTGGCCCTGATCCTGATTCTGGCTCTGGTTTTCTACCTCATCCGGCGGCTCGTCTCCACACCGTTGGCGGCCATCGTCGACAAGTCGCAAAGGGTCAGCCAGGGTGACCTGACCGTGACTTTTGAGGGCAAGTACAGCGGGGAGTTGGCCAAACTGCGCGATTCCTTCGAGACCATGGTCGGCAGCATCAGCGAAGTGGTCGAGACCATCCAGTCCGGCAGTGAGAACGTCGCTTCCGGGGCGGAAGAGCTGTCGGCGACGGCGGAAGCCCTGGCCCAGGGCGCGACCGCACAGGCCGGAGGCGTTGAGCGGCTGTCCGGGGCCATAGAGGAAATGAGCGCCAGTATCCACACGACGGCCAACAATGCCAAACAGACCGAGACGCTGGCCGCCCAGGCCGCCCGGGATGCCCGGGAGGGCGGCGAGGCCGTTGCCCAGGCCGTGACCGCCATGAGCGACATTGCCGAAAAGATCTCCATCATCGAGGAGATCGCGAGGCAGACCAACCTGCTGGCGCTCAACGCGGCCATCGAGGCGGCCCGAGCAGGGGAGCACGGCAAGGGCTTTGCCGTGGTCGCGGCCGAGGTCCGCAAGCTGGCCGAGCGCAGCGGCATCGCCGCGGCGGAGATCAGCGAGTTGTCCGCATCCAGCATGACCGTTTCCGAAAAGGCGGGCGAGATGCTGAAGAAATTGGTTCCGGACATCCAGAAGACCGCTGAACTCATTCAGGAGATCACCGCCTCCACTCAGGAGCAGAACGCCGGGGCCGTGGAGATCAACACCGCCACCACGGAACTCGATCGCGTCATCCAGCAGAATGCCGCCGCTTCCGAAGAGACCTCTTCGACATCCGAAGAACTTTCTGGGCAGGCCGTCCAGTTGCAGCAGACCGTCAGCTACTTCAAGCTCAGCGCAGGCGCGGGGTACTCGAGGCGCGCAACGCGCCGGACGAGAACGGCCAGGTCCAAGGCTCTGCCAACCGGCCGTAGTGTTCCGGACGATGATTTCGAGCGATTCTGA
- a CDS encoding pyridoxal phosphate-dependent aminotransferase, which yields MQLISSQIAGYMERSSWIRKMFEEGIALKKKFGEDAVCDFSLGNPDLPPPSAIKEGLLELAEEADKPFFMGYMPNFGYPDVREKLAAEVSREQGTPVTADCLVITCGAAGALNSFFRAVLGPGDEVMTPAPYFVEYGFYCENHGAKLVTVPAKPLTFQLDLEAMDKAITDKTRVVMLNSPNNPSGAVYDKASLEALAAILEKHNENRERPIYILADEPYRFLAFDGVEVPSLLPIYPYTVVCSSFSKNLSMAGERIGYALINPAMEGKATLVGAVTLTNRILGFVNAPALAQKLMARALGSGVDISVYDNRRKAMAEVLDYAGYEYTMPKGAFYFFPKAPGGDDVKFCAALQEEKILAVPGSGFGYPGFFRLSFSVEDKIIPRSKEGFAAALAKFK from the coding sequence ATGCAACTTATTTCCAGCCAAATAGCGGGATACATGGAGCGGTCCTCCTGGATCCGCAAGATGTTTGAAGAGGGCATTGCCCTGAAGAAGAAATTCGGCGAGGACGCGGTCTGCGACTTCAGCCTGGGCAACCCGGACCTGCCGCCGCCGTCCGCCATCAAGGAAGGACTCCTGGAACTGGCCGAAGAAGCCGACAAGCCGTTCTTCATGGGCTACATGCCCAACTTCGGCTACCCCGACGTGCGTGAAAAGCTGGCCGCTGAAGTGTCCAGGGAACAGGGCACGCCCGTGACAGCCGACTGCCTGGTCATCACCTGCGGCGCGGCCGGCGCGCTCAACTCGTTCTTCCGGGCCGTGCTCGGCCCCGGCGACGAGGTCATGACCCCGGCTCCGTACTTCGTCGAGTACGGCTTCTACTGCGAAAACCACGGCGCGAAACTGGTCACGGTTCCGGCCAAGCCCCTGACCTTCCAGCTCGACCTGGAGGCCATGGACAAGGCCATCACCGACAAGACCCGCGTGGTCATGCTCAACTCGCCCAACAACCCGTCGGGCGCGGTGTATGACAAGGCTTCCCTCGAGGCCCTGGCCGCCATCCTCGAAAAACACAACGAGAACCGCGAACGGCCCATCTACATCCTGGCCGACGAACCTTACCGGTTCCTCGCCTTCGACGGCGTGGAAGTGCCGAGCCTGCTGCCCATCTACCCGTACACCGTGGTCTGCTCGTCCTTCTCCAAGAACCTGTCCATGGCGGGCGAACGCATCGGCTACGCGCTGATCAACCCGGCCATGGAAGGCAAGGCCACCCTGGTCGGCGCCGTGACCCTGACCAACCGCATCCTCGGCTTTGTCAACGCTCCGGCCCTGGCCCAAAAGCTCATGGCCCGCGCGCTGGGTTCGGGCGTGGACATCTCGGTCTACGACAACCGCCGCAAAGCCATGGCCGAGGTCCTGGACTACGCCGGTTACGAATACACCATGCCCAAGGGCGCGTTCTACTTCTTCCCCAAAGCCCCTGGCGGGGACGACGTCAAATTCTGCGCCGCGCTTCAGGAAGAGAAGATCCTGGCCGTACCCGGATCCGGGTTCGGCTACCCCGGCTTCTTCCGCCTGTCCTTCTCCGTGGAGGACAAGATCATCCCCCGCTCCAAGGAAGGTTTTGCCGCCGCCCTGGCCAAGTTCAAATAG
- a CDS encoding MarR family transcriptional regulator, whose protein sequence is MFFLKDFPDEEMIDRLRVMLPDADATGVQIFIRLLALGSECLLELDRVLGAHRLSHSRWIVLMLLRRREVWHALPSELAREQGITRATMSGLIRGLEEQGLVTRQADDGDRRRTVIALTGEGAALVERVMPECLRLMERTLSPLNEGEKDEFKRLLEKLFPLGAA, encoded by the coding sequence ATGTTTTTCCTTAAGGACTTCCCAGATGAAGAGATGATCGATCGGCTGCGTGTCATGCTGCCGGACGCGGATGCCACCGGCGTTCAGATTTTCATCCGGCTGCTGGCGCTGGGCAGCGAATGTCTGCTGGAGCTGGACCGGGTGCTCGGCGCACACCGCCTGAGCCACAGCCGTTGGATAGTGCTCATGCTCTTGCGGCGCAGGGAGGTCTGGCATGCCCTTCCTTCCGAACTGGCCCGGGAGCAGGGCATAACGCGGGCGACCATGTCCGGGCTGATTCGGGGGCTCGAGGAGCAGGGGCTGGTCACCCGGCAGGCGGATGACGGTGACCGGCGGCGGACCGTGATCGCCCTGACCGGCGAAGGGGCCGCGCTGGTGGAGCGTGTCATGCCTGAATGCCTCAGGTTGATGGAGCGGACCTTGTCGCCGTTGAACGAGGGTGAAAAAGACGAATTCAAACGGCTGCTTGAAAAACTGTTTCCCCTTGGGGCCGCTTGA
- a CDS encoding efflux RND transporter periplasmic adaptor subunit produces MRKIVIIVLALVLLGGGGYLAYWAFCTECEDTGALTLYGNVDIRQVNLAFKDSERIRDVLVEEGDIVEPGQKLAQLRTERLEAQIKSVQAGVDAQKFVVIELENGSRPEEVQQALAEEKQALAERNLTKRTFDRQASLLKRGANAQQDLDDARAQYDVAKAKYQVAVQNRILMQKGARWEEIASAKSSLNKLEADLDTLNVQLAESSLYAPTKAVVRSRNLEPGDMASAQSPVFTLGVMTPKWVRTYVPENKLGQIKPGMRGYAVADSWPDRHFEGWVGFISSTAEFTPRAVETPELRTSLVYEVRLNVNDPDNELRLGMPVTVHFEPQADSGAQDAAAN; encoded by the coding sequence ATGCGTAAGATAGTCATAATAGTTCTGGCTCTGGTCCTTCTCGGCGGCGGAGGCTACCTGGCGTACTGGGCGTTTTGTACCGAGTGTGAAGACACGGGTGCGCTGACGCTTTACGGCAACGTGGATATCCGTCAGGTCAACCTCGCCTTCAAGGACAGCGAGCGGATCCGTGACGTCCTCGTGGAAGAGGGCGACATCGTCGAGCCGGGGCAGAAGCTGGCCCAGCTCAGGACCGAGCGACTGGAAGCCCAGATCAAGTCCGTGCAGGCCGGGGTGGACGCCCAGAAATTCGTGGTCATCGAGCTTGAAAACGGGTCCCGACCCGAGGAAGTCCAACAGGCGCTGGCCGAGGAGAAGCAGGCCCTGGCCGAGCGCAACCTGACCAAGCGGACCTTCGATCGGCAGGCCAGCCTGCTCAAGCGTGGCGCCAATGCCCAGCAGGATCTGGACGACGCCCGCGCGCAATACGACGTGGCCAAGGCCAAGTACCAGGTGGCGGTCCAGAACCGTATCCTCATGCAAAAGGGCGCGCGCTGGGAAGAGATCGCCTCGGCCAAGTCCTCCCTGAACAAGCTTGAAGCCGACCTCGATACCCTCAACGTGCAGTTGGCGGAAAGTTCCCTGTACGCACCCACCAAGGCGGTGGTGCGCAGCCGCAACCTTGAGCCGGGAGACATGGCCTCTGCCCAGAGTCCGGTCTTCACCCTGGGCGTCATGACTCCCAAGTGGGTCCGGACCTATGTGCCCGAAAACAAGCTTGGACAGATCAAGCCGGGCATGCGCGGCTACGCTGTGGCGGATTCCTGGCCGGACAGACATTTCGAAGGGTGGGTCGGGTTCATTTCCTCCACCGCCGAGTTCACGCCCCGTGCCGTGGAAACCCCGGAACTGCGTACCTCCCTGGTCTACGAGGTTCGTCTGAACGTCAACGACCCGGACAACGAGTTGCGGCTGGGTATGCCGGTCACGGTCCATTTCGAGCCTCAGGCCGATTCCGGCGCGCAGGACGCCGCCGCGAACTAG